The DNA window CCGTAAACGCgaaatttttaaaaaaatcttactaatttgaagtactaaatgaagtctatttataaaattttttgcatggatgggctgtaaatcgcgaggcgaatctaatgagcctacttaatccacgatttacaacagtgatgctacagtaaccctccgctaattattgcttaattatggattaattagcatcattagattcgtctcgcgatttacaacccatccatgcaaaaagttttataaatagattttatttagtacttcaaattggtaagatttcttaaaattttttttttctttacgcACCacgaactaaacaggccctaaatTAGTGATCTTTAGTCTCTCCTTCTAAACAGGTAGGTACTAAagtttaaagtttaaaatttaGTCCCTAGACTGTAAACTTTAGTATATGACTGAAGGACAAAATAGGGCCTTACGTTATCCTATGTGGGATCCATCATCCATGCTGTCGGTTAAACTCTGTCGGCCCCTACTACGCATGGCAGCTACCATCCATCCGCAGGTTGCCAGTTGCGCACGCTTGCCTGGCCAACCCAATCGTCTGCATGCATTGACGCATCTACCAGGCGAACCAAGGTCAGAAACTTTAAACCACCAGACCGTGAGCGGTGGAGAACAAACGGGTTGCTGCTCCTGCACGCCGACGCAGCGATTAATGGCGGCATGTACTTGGGGTCGTGGTACTGCCACCAGCGTCGCCGGCAGGTGCAGGCCCTCGGTGCGGTGCCGCGGCTCCGGGGCATGGGGCGGGCCGCCCCGGCGGGTTAGAATTGGAAGCTTCCGATGGCCGGGAACCACTCCCCCGCCGTACGCGTGGGCGTTTTGGGGTTCCGTCGAGGACGCGCCATTGGACGACGGCGATTCACCCCTCCCGCGAACCGCGAGGTGTTTATGGCGGTTGTTGCGACGCAGCAAACTATCCTGCAGGCAAGTACGGGGGGAAGGGGCCGGTGGTTTGTGCGCACAGGCCCACGGCGCCTGGTTTGCTGGTTCAGATCAACGCTTGGAAGTTGGAAAATGATGGCCTGTCCATTGGTAGCCGCTTGATGCCGATTCTTACGCGTTGCAGGCAGTAGATGCCGATGAGCGGCTGTCGAACAGATTCAGGAGGAGTCACCTGCGGAAGCTCTGAAACttcgaaaaaaaaaagaagcgaATTTGGGCGTTCAGGCGCGCGCTGAGCTAACCAGCCCTCCTTTTAAAGTTCCCCCGTGTTCCAAACAAGACGTACAACGGCCAGTAGACTCCGTCCACTGACGCCTATAGAGTAAGAATCTAATTAAACATCATCCAGCTGGTTCATTCAGCCATAATCTGGCATCGAGCGCATGGTTTTTAGTGGAACAATTAGTAGCTAGCTCGACGCGGGGCGGCGGACGAGATCGTCAACCAAGAAACGCGGCGGGCGTCTACACAATCACACGCATGCGCGAAGCATAATTCGCGTCGCATTTGATGCGAGACGGAGGAGCGGCAAAGGAAACCAACAAGCACCGGCCTCCGCTACCAGCATGCCTGAAGTCCACACGGGAGACAGTGGTAGACCTCCATGGCGCCAGGCGAGGCGTCCAACCCAGAGAGCGATCAGCTCTGTTATCCAATCCTTGGAAATCGATCCGGTGAACCCTCCCCGGCGGTGCGTGATTTATTTCACGACGAGGGGCCCTGTGCTGCTGCCAACTCAGCCCCGCTCCTCAATCAGCTCCCTGTGGTTTATCTAATCCTGTAGTGGATCAGCTCCGATCCCCCTTCCTCGATCAATTCAGCCCAGCTCCCTAGCCGCCGCGAACCAACCGCATCTGCATGTGTCATTTCACAATTCAGTCGCAACGTTCGTTGATCCCGAATGAATCAGGCCAGTCCAGGAATCTAGAACGCGGGGGGAAAAGTAGGAAATTAAACCAGGTTTATTAGCTGATCATGAACGGTCATACCAGATTTATTACCTTGTAATACCGGGTCTCTTGGCCCATCCGTTGGAGTCCTGGTCCATCGCCCATGTTTCTAGCATCTGCGACAGTTGGTTGTTGCCCACTTACAGCAACCTGCTTACCTGCGGTGTCTGTCTTTGCACGGTGAATAATGGAACGGCGGCAACGGGATGCAAATATGCAATGCAATAGAGCTCTACGGCTCTACACTTCAACAGGACTACCCGATTCCGGTAAGCTTCCGAGTCCCAGTAGTTTGCGATCCAGTGCCTGATATGTATAAACAAATCCAGAATTTGTTCCTGATTCTATTTTGTTCTAGTATAATAATAAGTTCGAGTCCATACTCCTTCCCGGATGGAGGAGGGTGCAAGTGCAAGTGCAACGGCGGCGGCCTACCTCCCCGACGACCTCGTCGTCGACATCCTCGCGCGGCTGCCGGCCAAGTCGCTCTGCCGCTTCAAGTGCGTCTCCCGGCGCTGCCGCAGCCTCATCTCCGACCCCGCCCACCGCGCCCGGCTCGCGCAGACCCTCTCCGGCTTCTTCTTCGTCTCCCGCGCCCCCGCCTGGCGCTTCGCCGTCCTGCAGTCGTCCGTTACTCCTCCCGGTGGAGACGGTGGCCCGCCCCCGGTGGAcacctccctctccttcctcccCCCTAGCTGCGGGGAGATCAAGATGCTGGACTCGTGCAAcgggctcctcctcctgcgctGCTCGAGCGAGCGCCCGCGCCGTCCCCCGCCGCCGTTCTTGTTGGAAATCACGTACCTGAGCGACACAGTCTTCACGTTCCGCGCGCTTCGCTCGGCATCGCCCGCAAGGCGCGCGCGTGCTCGCCACGTTCTGCATGGCTCACCCGCGGCTCCTATAATCTAGCTGAGTCCGTTAGCCTAGAGCtcccttgtaaacgcgtgtatATATACTGCACAGTGTATCAATACAATACATGGTTGATCCAATCCTTCTCTACAGTTCTACGTCGTCTGCAACCCCGCCACCAGGGAGTGGTGGCCTTGCCGCGACCGAGGTACACCCCTGGGCAGGACGCCTATTGCTATGAATACGAGGGGAACGTGGTCACCTGGTACACTGCGGTAGGCTTCGATCCGGCAGTCTCCTCGCATTTCTACGTGTTCCAGATGGTGGTGGTGGATTACACCACGGAGTGTTACCTTGAGGCGGTGGAGATCTACTCATCCGAAACTGGAGCATGGATAATGAGCGAAATGGGACGGGGCGATGCATACTTCGGCGCCTTCATGCATCACATGACCTACTTCAATGGCTCCCTGCATCTCACTAGGGACTCCGACGCAGTGGCATCGGTGGGCGCCAAGGGTCGGTCATGGAGGATCACCCACGTGCTGCGCCGTGAGGAGGATCATATCATCACCATGGGCGTGCATACGTAGGCCATTCTCAAGGGCACTTGCTTTACGTCGACGATGTCCCCAGGGAGGATGTCCTGTCAATATACGTTCTTGAGGACCAGGGTCTTGTTTAGATCGCTTACAAATttcaaatttttacactctctctccatcacatcaattttggaacatatgcatggagcagtaaatgtatgtaaaaaaaataactaattgcacagtttaattgtacatcacgagacgaatcttttaagcctagttagtccataattagataaaatttgtcaaatacaaacgaaagtgctACAATATCAAAAAGTTCCAAAAGTTATAAAAACTTGCAATCTAAACGGGGCCCAGGACAGCGGGGAGTGGGCCCTTACGCGCCGTGTTAGCAAGAAGGATCTTCTCTTTGAGCCATGGAAGAAAATGATGAGACCAACCTACTACAAAGCTGGATTCCATCCGAACGGCGATTTGATTTTCTTCTACGATCGGACGCGGGGAAAGCTGATCGCCTATGATATGAGTCGCAATGATTGGCGTGTTGTCTGCACGCTCGGAGACTTCAAGCATGCCCATCGCGCGTTTTTCCCATACGTCCCATGGTACTCGAGGGGATTGGCATCACCAAATAGCAGCTAGAAGTGCTTCACATTCTCCACTACAGAGCAGGTCTTTGGTTCATTAAATCGGTTTTGTGTTGGAGGAAATGCTTGTGCTGATCTTTGGAATCATTTCTCAGCTTAATTAAGATGACAGAATTAGGTGCTGTTTAAGACCCAGGGGTGTTTCTGTTAGTCTGATCTTCGCTAGTATAAGCTTTCTTTGATGAGATGGCTGCCGAGGATATGTGCGTTAAGTCGTGCCGGAAGACTGAAGAATTGGAGCATCCTCGTGCGGACTTGCGTTACTGGAGGATTTTGAGAAGAGAATAGTGGATTGTCATGCACCGTTCGAGGTTAGTGTAGCACCAAAGGAGCCATGCCGACCTTCGAATTGTGCTCGTCCTTATGATTTTAGATTTGTTATGTCACTGTACTATGCAGTCTGAGCGTTGCCTTTCTATAATACCTGGTTTTATGTATTGCCCACTTATTTTGTTAACCTTGGAACTATATTTGTGGCGATGCATTCAGTTTTTGCCATATAAGAGCACTTAACCGTGCTAACAACTAATCTTATTCAAACTAGTTATCTATTTGAATTGGCAATTATCATTTTAGCTGAATTCCGTATGCCAAGTCTGAGCGTTTAGTTGCTTTCACTGACAGGTGGACATTAGTTTGATGATCCCCAGGTACAGTCAAAGTAACAGAGACTCGCTAGTAGTAGACGCTATCGTCGTCCTAGTAGGAAATCAAGCTACGGCAATGGGGTCAGCAGCACAAGGGCTTCTGGTTCCTGCCTTGTACGAGTccgcttcttcttctttttgttATGTTTTTGGAAAATTCAATTCCTTTTGGAAAGTTCCAATTCCTGCGCCCAACGAAATCTTGCATCCAATAAATGTCTGGCTACGGGTTCCCATTTTATAATCTTGCCTGCTCCGATTTCCAACGGAGCGGTTGTTCAATCTCTTCGTCTCGAAGCCATCGCGCAGATTTCGCCCCCACCCACCTCGGGGATGGAGGAGGGCCGAGGGGTGCCGGAGCCCGGCGGCCTACCTCCCCGACGACCTGGTCGTCGAGATCCTCTCGCGGCTGCCGGCCAGGTCGCTGTGCCGCTTCAAGTGCGTCTCCCGGTCCTGGCGCGCCCTCATCTCCGACAGGTTTTCTTTCGCGCAGACCCTGTCGGGCTTCTTCTTCAGCAGCCGCCGCGACATCGCCGCCGGCCCGCCTTGCGGCTTCGCCGGCTTGCCGCCTCCTCTCCCCAGAGTCGATACAGCTCTCTCCTTCCTGCCACCCAGCGGCGGGGCGATTGAGCTGCTCGACTCCTGCAAGGCTGCAAcgggctcctcctcctgctctgCTCCCGTGAACCCGGGTCGCCGCTTCCCCCCTTCTACGTCGTCTGCAACCCAGTCACTCCGGAGTGGGTTGCGCTGCCCCAGCCCAGCCACGCTCCGGGAACTTCTCAAGTGCTCGATGTAAAAAGGATCACGGGAGCCGCGATAGGCTTCGACCCGACCTTCTCCCCGCACTTCTACGTGTTCCAGCTGCACCACGTGGCGATCCAGTGCCAAGAACATGTCGAGGTGGTGGAGATCTACTCATCAGGAAGCAACAAATGGGTTCTGAAGGAAAGCGGATGGAAGCGTCAGTGGGTTTGCTTCTGTGGTCGCGATAGTACCTTCTTCAATGGCTCCCTGCATTTTGCTATCCCCTTCGATAAAGTCGCTTCGGTGGACACGAGAGGCCAGTCATGGCGGGTCACCGTCGTGCGGCCGGGCGAGGATGACAGCTACGACCATGTTTTCGGTCAGATCGTCGGCCATTCTCAGGGGCGCTTGCTGTACATGGATGCTGACTGCTGGAAGAATGTCTTCTCAATCTTTGTTCTTGAGGACTACAGCAGGGACGAGTGGACcttcaggcaaagcataagcaTGATGGATCTGTTTGGACCACCCAGCTGAGCTCACCACGGGGTACATATTTCAGTGTAGCTTCATTTCATCCGGATGGTGGTTTGGTTTTCATCTATGACGGGTCACGGGAATGGTTGCTATCCTATGATATGAACCGTAGGGAAGTGCGTGTTATCTGCGATCCCGGAGAAGTGTCATGGCCTACTTGGTTTTCACCATATGTTCCGCTGTACTCAAAGGCATTAGTGTCGCCTAATGTCGACTAGAAGAGCTTGTCAGTCTCCACTACCAGCCCCACATTTGCAGATTTGCATTTGTAATATTGAAATGGCATTGATAATTCCTTGAGAAGGATGTGGCGAGCTTCAAGGAATACCAATGTTTCTGAAGTTTTGAGAGGGAGAAGCCTGAATTGTTCAGCACCGTTTTGAGATAGGTGTGGCAGGGAGAGGAGCCTTTCTTGCCATTGGGGTCGTTTTGGCAATACACTTATTTCAAGTCTTATCTAATAATAATGTTTGCTGTTTTACTACTTGAAAGGTGAACAATCTTAGACATTGTTAGTTCTTCTGCATCTCATTTATCTGCCTTTCATGCAGAATCTATTCAGTGTTTGttcatttatatatatatatatatataaactatTCTGGTTGGCTTGGAACATCTAGTAGGATTAACCTTAGTACCTTTTGTTTGTGGCAATGCGATATGATTTCCAATTTGATGTGCATGTCTGGTTGTGAAGCACATTGTCTGTTCAAATTAATTATTTATTGAAATGACATTGATGGGTATGCTGAAGTTATCAGGTTTTTTCTTTACCGTGTGTGAACATGGCTGAATTCGTTCTGTTACATATCATGTCATTTTGGTCTAGGAAAGCGTCTAGTTTGGCAACCGTGTCGTTTCAAAGAGTAGTTCCGTCAGGTGATCTTGTTTTAGGAACCTGAAAGTACTTGACCTCCTGTTGATGGCTTTGATAAGAAGAGACTGAATCCCTATGCTACGTTGAAATTCAAACAGGCCAGGCCCTGCTGGTTGCCTCTGAATTACATCATCAGTATTTTTCCTTAATCTCAATTCTCTTGTGCTTCTGCTTTCCACCTTGAGAGCTAGTCTAGGAAATCTTGGATGTGTGTTTAACAAGCGGAGTATGTTTCCAAATTTTCTCACAGCTATCTTGTCCTGAAAAGGGGAACCTGAACATGGTGCTGTTGGCCCAGTCGCCGCACACATGGCTTCGTGCGGCGAGGAGGGAACACCCGCGGGCTGCCGACCGTCTCTTGGGGTCCGGTGTCCGGAGCGCAGCCATGGCCTTCCCCGCCGGCGATGCCAAACGATGCAGGGCGCTCGACCGCTCCGTGCGCGTACTTAAATCAGCAGAATTtccgaaagaaaaaaaaggcatTAGCTTGCAAGAAGAAAACAAGCGCCGCAATCTATAGGATAAATAATGAAATGATCGATGGTCCTCTAGTTGCAAAGCTCTCACATCGTTGCGCTTGGCTTCAGTGTACCCAAACCCAATAAGAGTCAACGCGCTCTCACCGCTCACCGCTGCCAGCGAGATCACGAAGGGGGGCGGCGGAAGAGCAGGAAGGCCGGCATGGCCCAGACCCGGCGTCGCGGTACACTTGGCAACCACGCCGGGAACCAACGTGGCGAAGCGGCGGATCCGATGGAGCCCCggccggcgcgcgcggcagccaTGCCGGCTGCCTTGCGTGGAACGGAACGTCGCCGCCGGTGCGCTCAGTTCGCGAAACTTCGTTCGGAGTTCAGATCGCTGATCGCGGGCACCGTTTCGCCCTCGTTCAGAGTTCCGGCGGCACGGGTTCGGCAGTAAGCCGTCAACCTCAGCGATGTCGGCGGCGACGTCCAGGCCGGCCACGGCGCGCCGCTGCCGTCGCGTCCGTATCGGGTACGACTCCGACGCCTGCGTAATCGAGCCGACGCCGAGGGAGCTCGAGCCGCGACTGAATGGCTCGTTCGTATCAGGTATGGCATGCTGAATCTCCGCCGTTGGGTAAGGAATGAACGGCTATTAGGTACGCACGGGGTGCACagtaaatgaaataccgtccaccctcAGCGCCCGGACGTCTGTGTTGCAACgttaaaataaaatatttaaaACATAGAAAATATAAGATCATAatattaaaaaatataaaaaatagtTCAATGTAAATATTGTATTCCAAGGAAAAAATTTCCGCTGCAAGATAGAAGATAAGTTTCATGCAAT is part of the Panicum hallii strain FIL2 chromosome 2, PHallii_v3.1, whole genome shotgun sequence genome and encodes:
- the LOC112881277 gene encoding putative F-box protein At2g16220 → MEEGASASATAAAYLPDDLVVDILARLPAKSLCRFKCVSRRCRSLISDPAHRARLAQTLSGFFFVSRAPAWRFAVLQSSVTPPGGDGGPPPVDTSLSFLPPSCGEIKMLDSCNGLLLLRCSSERPRRPPPPFLLEITYLSDTVFTFRALRSASPFYVVCNPATREWWPCRDRVSSHFYVFQMVVVDYTTECYLEAVEIYSSETGAWIMSEMGRGDAYFGAFMHHMTYFNGSLHLTRDSDAVASVGAKGRSWRITHVLRREEDHIITMGVHT
- the LOC112881278 gene encoding uncharacterized protein LOC112881278; this translates as CLLRFPTERLFNLFVSKPSRRFRPHPPRGWRRAEGCRSPAAYLPDDLVVEILSRLPARSLCRFKCVSRSWRALISDRFSFAQTLSGFFFSSRRDIAAGPPCGFAGLPPPLPRVDTALSFLPPSGGAIELLDSCKAATGSSSCSAPVNPGRRFPPSTSSATQSLRSGLRCPSPATLRELLKCSM